The genomic window CTGCTACCTGGAATATTCCTTGCCAAGCTGTGTTCATGGTTTTTCGGAATTAATAGTGTGCATTAAAACACTGGAAACACTTGGTTAATGTATTGTTTGGCACAATATACTAGTCTCAGTATTTCACTAGTGTTTGCGTATTAACTTACCAGGAAAAGTAGGCGTAATTAATAATAAGATTAATTTTTCACTTCTCTTGTGATTAATTTACAGTCTTTAAACTAAAGCTTTGTAAGTATTCGTTAACACTACTCATCACTGGCTAAACGCCGCGCTACCGCTAACAGCACTCATTATTCTTCACAACTATTGACTATTGACTATTACTATGCACTAATCTAAATGCAGCTACCAAACAAAAATCTAGAATGTCCCAAGTTTTAGAACAATCAATTGAAATTAACGCCACAGCTACATCAGTAGAACGCTGTTTTACCGATTTAGGATTGATGCACCGTTGGCTCAACCCCGTGCTGCGTTGCGAACCTGTGGGTGAAACTTGGAGTACAGAGATAGGTAGTAAAAGCCGCTTTTTGATTCAAATACCCCTAATGCAACCCACCTTAAACAGTTTGGTTGTAGAACGCCAACCTGGTTTAGTCGTGTGGGAATTTCAGGGATTTTTTCAAGGACGCGATCGCTGGGAATGTCAACCGACACGACAAGGTACACTATTATTAAACCGCTTTGAGTTTGAGATTCCTAACCCTATAGTCAGTTGGGGATTCAACACCTTCGCCGCCAAATGGACAAAAGAAGATATGCAAGCACAGCTACGTCGTCTCAAACGAGTAGCGGAAGAAGTACAAATTAATCCTTAGTAATTACAATGCTTTTAGACAAGATTTTATCATCATTAATTGGCAAATTTATCACTGTCAAAAAATTTAATTAGATCAGACAATGTATAATGAGTATACACAGAGTTATTATTAGTAATACGCCATAAAACTTGCTCTGAGTTGGATATTACTTCTATAAAATTTTGTGTTTTTATAGTATCTTTAGCTGAAGACCTGGCAAATTTATTAACTAAAAATCCCACCCTTTGCAAAGCGCGAACAGTCCACAGTGCAGCAATACCCTCACCTATGAGATTAATTTCTCCTTTCGGTGGTGTATGCAGATGAAACTCCCCAGAAAAGATATCAAACTCCACACCTTCACTACGGAAAGCATCAGCAAAAGCACCACTTAACACTAAATCTTCTGGTGCGCCAACGTGTAAAATACCATTAGTTGTTAATAGCCAAACTTGGTCAGCTAGACGCAAAGCCAAATCTAAATCGTGGGTAGAAAGCAGAATTGCTTGATGAGTTTCCCGTGCTAACTGACGCAACAATTGCATAATTTCCACCCGCCGTGGTAAATCTAAAAATGCCGTTGGTTCATCCAGCAACATCACCATCGGCGACTGCGCCAAAGCACGCGCAATCATAATTTTTTGACGTTCACCATCACTAAGTTCGCTGACTTGACGTGAGACTAAATGTAACGCACCTACAGATTTTATCGCCCAATCTACAATAGCTTCATCTTCAAGGCTTAACCTTCCCCACCAGTCAGTATAAGGATGTCGTCCCAACGTCACCAAAGTATAAGCTGATAACATACCCACATCAACCCTTTCCGTCAGCACCAAACTCAACCGCTTGGCTAAATCCTGCGGTGCTAACTTATAGATATCATCACCCAAAAGTCGCACCTCACCCGCTATAGGTGCTTGCATTCCAGCGAGCGATCGCAGTAATGTAGACTTACCCGCACCATTCGGCCCCAGTAAACACACCAATTCCCCAGCTTCCAGACACACAGAAATATCCGAAGCAACACACCGAACAGTTTTTCGGGATGTTTGATAACCAATACTTAAATCGTGAGTCGTCAAAATCATCAACCCCACCTCAAAAAACTCTCCGCGTACCTCCGCGCCTACCTCAGCGCACCTCTGCGTTAAAAATTCTAATTACTTACGCCTCAAAATCACCCAACTAACCACAGGAGTACCAATCAAAGCCGTAATAGCATTCAAAGGTAAAACCATCTGACTCACCCAAACTTGAGAACACAAATCCGCCACCAAAGCCAAAATTGCCCCCATAAATATCACACTAGGGATTAAAATTCGATGGTCAGAAGTCATAAACAGACTGCGACACAAATGAGGAATAGCCACACCCAAAAATGCGATCGGGCCACAAAAAGCCGTAATAGCACCTGCTAAAATAGAAGCACTAGTAATCACAGAAAATCGAGTTTTCTGCACCGTTAAACCCAGACTCCGCGCATAAGATTCACCCAATAAAAGCGCATTCAAGGATTTGGATTGCAACACCGCCATTAATAAACTTAAAAGTATCACCGGAATTAAAACAATTAACTGTTTCCAAGTCACCCCAGCGAAACTACCAAAAGTCCACATAATATAACTTTGAATCCGTTCTTGAGAACTAAATTGCAACAAAATACTCACAATTGCACTAGTAGCATAGCCAAACAATAAACCTAAAATTAGTAGTGTCATTGTATCTTGTACTCGGCGAGAAACCGCTAACATCACACCCAAAACCGATGCTGCGCCGAAACTAGCGGCTATCACCAACCCAAAATCAGTAATGATTCCCAAATCATTTAATAAAGTCGGTGTAGTCACACTTGCAGTTAACACCACCAAAGCTACACCTAAACTTGCACCAGAACTAATTCCTAAGACAAAAGGCCCCGCCAAGGGATTTTTAAATAGAGTTTGCATTTGCAACCCACTCACACCCAAAGCCGCACCTGCTAAAGTTGCTGTCAAAGCTTTAGGTAATCTAAATTTGAGAATAATATGAGCATGAGTCACCTTTTCTGGTTCTTGTCCCAGTAAAATATTGATAACTTCCTGAATAGGAATAGAGACAGAACCCAAAGCTAAATCTAGTAAAAATGCAAAAACAAAACCTATAATTAGCAGTAAAAAAGCTAAAGTTTTGATAGACGTAGATTTGGCAGAAAATAACAGGTTAGTTAGGAGATATTTTTTCAGTAACATTATTGAATAAATTTGCGGTAATAAAATAGTTGATGATTCGGTAATATTTCTGGATGTAATATTTTAATTAAATCTGAGAGAACAATATCAGGGTTACTAATTCCCCCCTCCCAGTAATCATTACCACCACTATCATTTACACGAGCATTGTTATTATAAAGATTACCTGTTTTCACAGCTTGAAAATCAGCATAGCGACTATCTTCAGCGACTACATCTTTCAAACTCTGCCAAGATTGGCTAAAATTCAACCAATAATCAGCATTAGCTGCACGTTCTAACACTACTTCAAAAGAAAGGGGGAGACTACCAGCAGATTTATCATCACTCCAAAGATATTTTCCTCCAGCATCAGCCAGATATTTGGCTACATAACTTTGACCAGCCGGCATAAACCAAGTACCTTTAAAGTTAAAGCCAACAAATACAGTTGGACGCTGTTTTAAAGATTTAGCTTTTGCGGCTATTTGTGTATATTTATTTGCAATTTCATTAAATATATTTTCTGCTTGTGCTTCTTGATTAAAAAACAAAGCTGTAAATTTCAACCATTCACTTCTTCCCAATGGTGTGTCTTCCATATACTCAGCATTTATCGCCACCTTCAAACCCACCTCTGTGAGTTTGCTATAACTATCAGTTTGGGAATTCCCTGTACCGAAGGTTGTCACTAAGTCGGGACTTAATTCTAATAATTTTTCTATATCCACATTGGAATTATTGCCGACCTGTGTAATCTTTCCGGCTTTAATTCTTTCAACTACATCAGGAGTATTGACTTGATTACTATTACTAATCCCAATCAGTTTATCAACTACACCTAATTTGGCTAGGTGGGGTAAATGTGTAGTTGATAAAGAGACTATCGAGTTAATGGGAACTGTAATTACCTGCGCTTGATTAAATCCTTGGGGTGTGGGAGTTCCACATTGAACTAAAACATATTGAAACTGGGTTTTGGCATTTTGCCAAGGGTTTTTAATGGTGACTACTTTGTAGTGTTGATGATATTCTACTGCAAAGCCTGTGGCATGGGTGATTGTAATTTTATTGGGGAAGTAATCTTGATTGGGGTTGTAGTTTTGAGTGCAGGTGTTAGTTGATGTGTGAATTGTGGTGTTATGACAGGCGATGATGAGGGTGGCTATGAGGAATAATTGGCAGAGGAAAATGATTGGTTTTTTAGGGAATTTTACCAATTTCATGTTTTTTTATCTCGCGCAAAGGCGCAAAGGCGCAGAGAGTTTCAGAGAGATTTTGGCGTGATAAATCCGGGTTAGGGGGTTTGGGGTGGGTAGAGGTTTTCGGTGATTTTGTTACCTTTAATTAGATGTTCGTTGACTATATTTTCGGCAACATTGGGGTTAACGCGAGTGTACCAAGTTCTATCATTGGAATAAAAGACAACTGGGCCGAGTTGACACACTTCTAAACAGCCGGAGGTTCTTACTTCGATGTCTAAACCTGCTTCTTCTACTGCTGATTTTAAGGCATCAAATGTAGGTTGCCATTTGCGGGAAGGAAGACAGCGTGTAGAGGTACAAACTGAAATATAGGAATGTTTGAGAGGATTTTTGGTAAATGGTATCGGTTTTTTACCTAATACATAAATATCTCTTAATTCTTGATAAAGAGTTAATTTATCTAAATTTGGTTTACCTTCCGGTAATAAGTTTTCACCATCTACGAAAGGATTAGGTAATAAAATCGTCATCAATTGTTCATTAGCACCATTCCAAAATTGAATCCCCCAACTACGAGGATTACCTTCAGTATTAAACCGACGATAAAAAGCCGCACGACTAACTTGACGCTGCTTCCTCACTTCCACAGGAGTCTTACACAAAGGCCCACCAAAATTAGTATCAATACATAAATGTAAATGCCAACCCTCAGCCGCTACCGTCAAATATCCATCATAGAGAATACAAAGCTTTGGTGGTGCATTAAATTCCAACTCCAACACACTACCTTGAACAATATGTCCAACCCCAACCTGCTGCCAATTTTGTTCAAACAAAGTATAAACTAACGACGCTAAAACATCACTGCCACAATCAAAATACTCATACTCAACAAACCCCCCCGTAGCTAAACCTTCCCGCACCACCTCATTAACTGGTGTCACCCAACAATTAAACTCACTCATTTCTAACTCTCCTTTGTGCCTTTGCGCCTCTGCGCGAAAAAACTCTTTAAAACCGAGAATTCAACCCAACCTGAAAAACCCTCCCCCCATCAGGAAACCCAGGAAACAACTGATAACGCTGGTCAAACAAATTATCCAAACTACCAGTCAATACCAAACTATCACTTATCGGCACACGCATCTTTAAATCAAAAGTCGTATACCCCGACAGAAATTCCGTATTAATATTATTAGTTGGATATCCATTTAAAGAATTCATCAACACCCCCAAATACCAACCTTGACGATTTTCGTAAGACACCCCCAAATTTAACTTATCAGCACCAGCAAACCGTAACTCCTTATCAACCTCCGCCGGATTAGCACTTTCTAAAATACGCGGATCATTAGCCGTATAATTAATAAAAGCGTAGACATTTCTCGCTAACTGTAAATTTAACGAAGCTTCAATTCCCGTAGTATGAACTAACCCGATATTTTCCCAAGTACCTGTATTACCATTCACAGGTGGAGTGAGTCTTTTAAAAGCGATTGTATCAGAAACTCTGTTACTAAAAAATGTCAGCCTCAACAAGCCAATACTACCTAACTTTTGGTCGATACCCACATCAAAACTATCCCCTTTCTCTGGTTTCAGTTCAGGATTACCGATGTTAGTAGGATTATTATTAAATAAATTCGCTATCGTAGGAGCGCGGAAATTTCTGATATAGTTAGCTCTGAGTGTCGTTGAGTCTGATAACGCTAACTTTGCCCCTACAGATGGTGATGTAAATGAACCATTCACCAAGCTACTAAAATCTTGACGTACTCCTAAATTCATACTCAAGCTAGGAGAAAAATTAATTTCATATTTACCAAAAATTGCCCCTTGATCTATGGCATCATCATAATTTTCTCTCGTGATATTTGTACCATAATTAAATGTAGTGTTACGTACATTCGTATTTCGGTAATCAAAGCCATACACTAAGGTTTGATTCTTGGCAAAGTTCCAGCTATGTGTGGTTTGAATACCATAGGAATCCTGTTTAGTATCAAAGCGATTTTGAGATGTAATTGCACCGCTACGATTATCAAAACGAGTATTGAGAAAATCAGCGTAAACTCTCGCTGTTAACAGTGAATCTTTTCCGCTTCCTAATTTGGAATTCCAGGTTAAATCAGTGAGAACTTGGTCTGTATATTTACGATTATTCTCAGTCAGAGAGTTAAAAAATCCCTGTCCAAATTCGGGTACAGGAATCGGTACGCCTCCCGGTACTCCCTGTTCTTTACCTAAATATAAAGTTGATAGGGTTAATGTATTACGTTTACCTAAATTTGCCTCTAGTTTAACGTTAAAGTTATTAAAGAGTGCATCATTATTTCTTCTCGTCCCCTCAAAATTGGCTTCAGGAATGGTGAAAGGATAATTATTTTGTGCTTGAGTACGGTTATATCCAACTACCCAAGAAATATCACCTGTTCTCCCACTATTTTGAATGCTTTGTTGGTTGAGTCCATATGAACCAATATTAACTTTGGTTTCCGTGGTGATTTTCTCTGTAGGACGACGGGTAACAATGTTAATTACCCCACCTATTGCGTCAGAACCATAAAGAGTTGAACCGCCTCCAGGTAATACTTCAACTCTTTCAATATTGTTAGTTGTAAATTCTGAAAGGTCGAAACCACCACCACCAAGATTATTAATTGGTCTACCATCTAACAAGATTAAGACTTGACCTGTATTAGAACCGCGAATAAATTGACCGCTTAAAGCATTTACTTCTGTTCCAACAGTACCGTCACCTAAAATACCAGGGAGAAATCGCAGTGCTTCTTTCACTGTTCTCGCACCTTGCGCCTCCATTTCTTCGCCAGTAATGACATACACCGGACGGGTGGAATCTTTCACTGTCCCTTCCCGACGAAAGGGAGAAAATACAGGTTCATTGAGTAGTTTGTCAATAACTGTGAGTTCAATATCTGGTTCTTGTTCTTGTGTAACTTCTGTAGCTATAGTGCTGAAATTTTCCCACAGCATCCCTACGGTGATAGTCAAACTAGAAACAATAAGTTGAGTCCCCCATCTGGTAATAAACTGAGTACGCATTGGTAATTTAAGCCACCTGTATCACTAAAAATTGGTCGCAAGCAAAGATTTGAGCTTTTTTAGTAAAAAAACCCTCAACCAGTAGGAAATCTGCTATTTATGATAATGATTATGATTATCACATAAATGGTGCGATTTACAAGCTAGTTTCAAAGGTTTGTAGTAATAACTTTAGTGCTGAGAGCCTTGAGGACTAAAGTCCTTACTACGAACTTTATACACTAATAGTCATTAATTAACAGCAATTTACGGTTAATTTTGCCCACTTATTTAGGGGTGGTATTTTTGCTAAGATGCCTCTTTTTAAAGGTTCTGGTCGTTCTGACCAGGGTAGTAACCCATCTTGTTTATCATAGTATTGACTAGCACATTGCAGCACCGCAGATGCACTACTATCTACTGGTAAATTGCCGAAAAGATAGGTTAATTTTCCTTCTCCTTTTAAGGCGATAACGCAAGCATGGTTGCAAGCACTCATACATTCAACGCCTTGAATGGAGAATTGATGTTGCAATTCCCAGGTTTGTGCAAGTTCTTGAAGTTGTTGTAATAGTTGCTGTCCGCCACTTTCACCAACTCGCTTGCCATCTTGCCATACACTGGCGCAGGTCGTGCAGACAAATATCGTATGCTGTTTTTGATTCATTGATTTTCAGGCGTTGCTGATTAATGGGGTGATTTTTGTTGGGTGCATATTGCAAGCAGAACCCGCAGGATAGGCGCACTGGGGATAATGTAAATATGCGAAGGGAAATATCCGATACAACTGGGTTTTCAGCTTTGTACCTAGAACCTTCTGTGGAAGAATTTGTATTAGTAGGAAACTGTCTACAATTTCATCGAAATTTGTAGTCTGTGGGGTATATCTGACGCTATGAGACAGTAATCCTGTTGAATTGGGAAAATATTTATGGCAATATTCACCTGTACCTCGCAGATGGGAACTTGTTTTATTGGCGGCGGGCATTCTGACTTTGAGATTTACATCTCATCACAGCTGCGGGACAGTGCCGGATTTACACCGAATCTTTCCCCGTTACCTCTGATGGCTGTTCCCCATCAGAACCGTATATTTGGATATCATACAGCAATTTTAGCGATCGCACTGATTTTTCAGGAAAACAAGCTATCTAAGATAATAAGATAAAATTGTAAAGAAATGTTAAGGCTCTAGGTTCATGAATTGGTTTGTTTCCGGGCTAGGACTGCTGCTAGCACTAATAGCGATCGCCATTGTATTGTATCTGGTTACGGCTCGCCGTTATGAATCATCTAATTCGGTAGCTAATTCCTATGATGAATGGACTGAAGACGGGATTTTAGAATTCTATTGGGGTGAACATATCCACTTGGGTCATTATGGTTCACCGCCACAACGTAAAGATTTTTTGACCGCTAAATCTGACTTTGTACGCGAAATGGTGCATTGGGGTGGGTTAGATAAGTTACCCCCTAAAACCACTGTATTAGATGTAGGCTGCGGAATTGGGGGTAGTAGTCGCATTTTGGCACGAGATTATGGGTTTGCGGTTACAGGTGTAACAATCAGTCCCCAACAAGTCGAACGCGCTAAACAATTAACTGCTAAGGAACTTGATGTACAGTTTCTTGTGGATGATGCGATGGCACTTTCTTTCCCAGATGCTAGTTTTGATGTCGTTTGGTCGATTGAAGCCGGCCCGCATATGCCCGATAAAGCCGTGTTTGCCAGGGAGTTGATGCGGGTGTTAAAGCCTGGTGGAATCATGGTTTTAGCTGACTGGAATCAGCGAGACGATCGCCAAATACCGCTCAATTTTTGGGAAAAACCAGTCATGCAGCAACTACTAGATCAGTGGTCTCACCCTGCTTTTGCTAGCATTGAAGGCTTTTCTGAAGTGTTGGTTGAGACAGGATTCGTTGAGGGGGAAGTCATCACAGCCGACTGGACACAACAGACACTTCCTTCTTGGCTAGATTCTATCTGGCAAGGGGTCACTCGACCAGAGGGATTGGTGCGGTTTGGTCTATCTGGTTTCATTAAATCTCTGCGAGAAGTCCCGACTTTGTTACTGATGCGGTTAGCATTCGGTGCGGGTTTGTGCCGATTTGGGATGTTCCGTGCTTTACGGGCTAATTCTTTGCCACAATCAACAGAGAAGACATTGACTAGTGAAACTGCTCAAGTTTGATATTGTAATAAGAATGAAGCGATCGCACTCAACTTGGTGAGCTAATTCGGATCACTCAACATAGGCTGATGTCACCCTTAACTATCTAAATCGCTAAGTAACCGCCGAATTAGCGCAGCGTCTTCTGTGTTGGGAGTTTTGGTGAGATAATTTTGTAAATCTGCCGTGGCTTCGGCATAATTGCCTAGTTGATAGTTTAACAGACCGCGATCGCGCACTTCTGAAGTAGCATCAGGAAACAACAGTAAAATCCGTTCTACTACAGCCAAGCTTTTTTCTAGCTGTTGTTGTCTGAGGTAGATATATTTCAAATTAGCTAAAATTCGCGCCAAGAATTGCCGATTACTCACTGTGGCTAAAAATTCCGGGCGTAAAGTCACGTTTTGCTGAAACATTTGATTCAGCCTGTCTTGGCAATCTTGGGTAAACATCACCTCGCCGCGATTGAAAGCATCTACAAAAATCTCCATGTCGGGAATTGCCGGACGAATCAGGAAATGTCCTGGCATTCCTACACCAGCCATCGGAAAATCTATGCGGCGGGCAATTTCCAAATAAACCAACGCCATTGTGATAGGAATACCCGTGCGTTGATCAATCACATCATTTAAAAAGCTATTTCTGGGGTCATAATAATTACTTTGATTCCCTATAAATCCTAAGTCATCGTAAAGATATTCATTAATAGTTTGAATGACTCGTAATGGATAAAGTGAAGATGGCAAGCGTTCTTTAACTTCTTCTGCCATCGTATCCAAGACATTTAAATATTCTTCTATATCAATGTAAGGAGATTCTTCTTTGGCAATGTACAAAGCAGCCTTAGCTAAGTCAATATGCTCATCCGAATGCTGAATTTCTTGGTAAAAATATTGTCGTGGTAAAGAGAAGTTCATACGCAACACCTGATAGTAGTTCGTAATTCGTAATGGGCTAACGCCCCGCTCCGCTAACGTAATTCGTAATTACAAATATGAATTATATGGATTTAATCATTGGTTTTTGTGGCTGAAGCCGCAGTTTTTCTATCCAATGAAGTTGCACCTGTTTCTAAGGCTGGCTTCTGATTTGGTTTCAAGAAACTTTCAGTCATTGTCTTAATTACAATATACAAGATTGGCACGACAAACAAGCTTAAAAAAGTAGCGATTAGCATTCCGCCAAACACTGCTGTTCCTAAAGATTGACGACTTCCTGCACCTGCACCTGTGGCAATAGTTAAGGGAAAAATACCGATGAGTGTTGAAAAGGCAGTCATGAGAATTGGGCGTAAACGTTCTTGAGCCGCTTCAATTGCTGCTTTGGCGATGGGAAGGCCTTCTTCTCGTAGTTGGTTAGCAAACTCTACAATCAAAATCGCATTCTTACTAGCCAAACCAATCAACATTACCAAACCAATTTGACAGTAAACATCATTAGCAAAACCCCGCATTGATTGGGCTACCAGTGCGCCAAAAATTGCTAGAGGTACAGCTAAAAGAATGATGATTGGGTCTACGTAGTTCTCATATTGGGCTGCTAGTACCAAAAACACAAATACTAGTCCTAACCCAAAGATGAGGGGTGCTAAACCGCCTGATTCTTGTTCTTCTAAGGAAGTCCCAGACCATTCATAATCATAGCCGACGGGTAAAACTGCTTGGGCTACTTGTGCCATTTTTGTAATTGCATCACCGGAACTAAAGCCAGGCGCAGCCGCACCGTTAATTTCTATTGAGCGAAATAGATTGTAATGGTTAATTGTTTGCGCGCCCACTATTGAAGTAATTTTGACTAAATTACTCAGGGGAATCATTTGATTAGTTTGCGATCGCACATACAATTGTCCAATATCTTTGGGATTAGCGCGAAACTGTTGGTCTGCTTGCACATACACGCGATAGTTACGCTGTTGCAGATTAAAATCGTTCACATATCGAGAACCCAAAGAAGTTTGTAAGGTACTGAAAATATCATCAATGGAAATTTGCAGTGCTTTGGCTTTGTTGCGGTCTACTTCTACTAGTAGCTGTGGTGTATTAGCCGCAAAGGTACTAAACACCGCTTGTAATCCTGGTGTTTGGTTGGCGCGACCAAGTAACTGTCCCATTGTCTGCACCAGATTTTCTAAACCGCTATTCCCTCGGCGGTCTTGGAGTTGAAAGGTAAAGCCGCCAAAGTTACCCAAACCCTGAATTCCCGGTGGGTTGACAGGAAAGACTCTAGCTTCTGGGATGGATAATAATTTCCCTTGTAGTTTACCAATAATTGCTTGTACTGATTGGTCGGGTCTGGTACGTTCAGCCCAAGGTTTTAAGGTGGTGAACACAATACCAGTGTTGGCTGTACTACCACTAAAACTAAAACCTCCCACAGCAAAAGTTCCGACAACTTCAGGTAGTGGGAGGATTTCTTTTTCTACCTGTGCCATCACATCACTCGTGTATTGTAGAGAAACCCCTTGCGGCCCTTGAATAAGGGTGATGAAATAACCTTGGTCTTCATCGGGTAAAAAGGCTGTAGGAACTGAGGTGTATAGCCAAGCTGTCAAGCCCAAGGAAACTATGAATAGACCAATTACAATGCTTTTAAAGCGGATGAGTAAGGATAGCGATCGCCTATATTTTTCCCTGACTGCATCGAGGAAGCGATTAATCTGATCAAAAATCCGACCCAGCCAACCTGATGCTTTTTGTCCTGGACGCAGTAATAAAGCACACAAAGATGGTGTCAGAGTTAAAGCCAAAAATGTAGAAACGACAATTGAGAAGGCGATCGTTAAGGCAAATTGTCGATACAGTGCGCCAGTAGTTCCGGGAAAGAACGCCACAGGAATAAACACCGCCATCAATACTAAGGAAGTCGCAATGACTGCACCAAATAGTTCTGCCATTGACTCACTAGCAGCACGGCGGGGATTCATCCCTTTTTCTTGAATAAAACGGCTAATCTGCTCAACTACAACAATGGCATCATCTACAACCATCCCTGATGCTAAAGTCAAACCAAACAAAGTCAAACTATTAATCGAAAAGTTAAAAACTTTCACAAAAGCGAACGTTCCCACCAAAGCCAAGGGAATAGTCAACGCTGGAATTAAGGTAGTCCGCCAGTCTTGTAAAAAGACAAAAATCACCAGTACCACTAACACCACTGCCATTAATAGTGTTTTAACCACTTCTGACAATGATTCCTCGACAAACATTGTCGTGTCAAAAGCTACCTGATATTGCATTCCTGGGGGAAAACTCGGAGCTAATCGCACCATTGCCTCTTTAACTCCCCTGGCTACATCCAAGGCGTTACTTCCCGGAACTTGATAAATCCCTAAACCGACGGCATCTTTGGCACGAAATCGTAAAAATGTATTGTAATTTTCTGCCCCTAGTTCGGCTCTACCAACATCTTTGAGTTTAATTAAAGTGCCATCATTCTCAGTTTTCAGGACAAGTTCTTCAAACTCTTTTGCATTCGTTAGTCGGCTAACTGCCCGCACATCCAGTTGATATTGTTGTCCTTTGGGTGCAGGTTCTTGTCCAATTCTCCCCGCACCAACTTGCAGGTTTTGTTCCGCCAACGCATTGGTGACATCTTCTGTAGTTAAACTCCGACTAGCCAGGCGATTAGGATCTAACCACAAACGCATAGCATAGCGGCGTTCCCCAAAAATCCGCACTTCACCCACACCCTTAACTCTTTTTAAAGCATCTGTTAAGTAAAGGTCAGCATAATTACTGAGGAATATATTGTCATATTCCTGATTGTCAGTGTATAAGCCGATCGCTAACAAAATGTTATTAGATTGCTTAGTGACCCGCACTCCTGTACGCTGCACAACATCTGGTAATTGAGCTTCGGCAGCAGAAACACGATTTTGAACATCGACGGCGGCAATATCTTTATCCCGCGAGGCATCAAAAGTCACTGTGATATTGCTTGAACCGTCGTTACTGCTGCTGGAAGTAATATATTTTACTCCCTCAACACCGTTAATTTGCCGTTCTAAGATGTTAGTGACACCGCTTTCCACTACTTCTGCACTCGCACCAGTGTAGTTAGCAGCAACGTTGATTTGAGTAGGGCTAATATCTGGGAAACGCGCAATAGGTAATGTGGGAATACTGATTGCTCCTACCAGCAGAATAAATAACGCGCAGGCGGTAGAAAATACTGGCCGCTTAATAAAGAAGTCAACAAACATATTTGGGGATTGGGGATTGGGGATTGGGGATTGGGGACTGGGGACTGGGGATTGGGGATTGGGGATTGGGAAAAGTTCTACCTTGCCCCCTGCTCCCTGCCCCCTGCCCCCTTCTAAGACTCTGGAACAATAGGTGCGCCGTTGGTGAGGTTGAGAATACCGGAA from Nostoc sp. UHCC 0870 includes these protein-coding regions:
- a CDS encoding efflux RND transporter permease subunit, producing MFVDFFIKRPVFSTACALFILLVGAISIPTLPIARFPDISPTQINVAANYTGASAEVVESGVTNILERQINGVEGVKYITSSSSNDGSSNITVTFDASRDKDIAAVDVQNRVSAAEAQLPDVVQRTGVRVTKQSNNILLAIGLYTDNQEYDNIFLSNYADLYLTDALKRVKGVGEVRIFGERRYAMRLWLDPNRLASRSLTTEDVTNALAEQNLQVGAGRIGQEPAPKGQQYQLDVRAVSRLTNAKEFEELVLKTENDGTLIKLKDVGRAELGAENYNTFLRFRAKDAVGLGIYQVPGSNALDVARGVKEAMVRLAPSFPPGMQYQVAFDTTMFVEESLSEVVKTLLMAVVLVVLVIFVFLQDWRTTLIPALTIPLALVGTFAFVKVFNFSINSLTLFGLTLASGMVVDDAIVVVEQISRFIQEKGMNPRRAASESMAELFGAVIATSLVLMAVFIPVAFFPGTTGALYRQFALTIAFSIVVSTFLALTLTPSLCALLLRPGQKASGWLGRIFDQINRFLDAVREKYRRSLSLLIRFKSIVIGLFIVSLGLTAWLYTSVPTAFLPDEDQGYFITLIQGPQGVSLQYTSDVMAQVEKEILPLPEVVGTFAVGGFSFSGSTANTGIVFTTLKPWAERTRPDQSVQAIIGKLQGKLLSIPEARVFPVNPPGIQGLGNFGGFTFQLQDRRGNSGLENLVQTMGQLLGRANQTPGLQAVFSTFAANTPQLLVEVDRNKAKALQISIDDIFSTLQTSLGSRYVNDFNLQQRNYRVYVQADQQFRANPKDIGQLYVRSQTNQMIPLSNLVKITSIVGAQTINHYNLFRSIEINGAAAPGFSSGDAITKMAQVAQAVLPVGYDYEWSGTSLEEQESGGLAPLIFGLGLVFVFLVLAAQYENYVDPIIILLAVPLAIFGALVAQSMRGFANDVYCQIGLVMLIGLASKNAILIVEFANQLREEGLPIAKAAIEAAQERLRPILMTAFSTLIGIFPLTIATGAGAGSRQSLGTAVFGGMLIATFLSLFVVPILYIVIKTMTESFLKPNQKPALETGATSLDRKTAASATKTND